The Bradyrhizobium ottawaense genome window below encodes:
- a CDS encoding IS630-like element ISBj5 family transposase, translating into MANAGVKGRPIAPLVLSSQERAYLERQVRRHRVARSLSERCRAILRCADGLPSKSVAAELGIHEHTVGKWRRRFLKDRCDGLLDEARPGRPRTIDDDQVAEVIERTLRTTPPDATHWSIRSMAADTGFSHTTIRRMWTAFGLQPHRSQTFKLSSDPLFVDKVRDIVGLYLSPPNRAVVLSVDEKSQIQALDREQPVLPMMPWVPERRTHSYVRHGTTTLFAALDVASGFVIGKCYKRHRALEFLKFLKEIDAQIPEGLAVHIVMDNYATHKTPKIKAWLARRPHYHVHFTPTSASWINQIERWFAELTRKQIRRGVHTSVRQLEADIRTFIELHNNNPKPFKWTKSADQILASVKRFCHKAQQTLCGEL; encoded by the coding sequence GTGGCGAATGCAGGTGTGAAAGGCCGGCCGATCGCGCCGTTGGTGCTGAGTTCGCAGGAGCGGGCGTACTTGGAGAGGCAAGTTCGTCGTCATCGTGTAGCCCGATCGCTATCTGAGCGATGCCGCGCGATCCTGCGGTGTGCAGATGGTCTGCCAAGCAAGTCTGTGGCTGCCGAACTTGGCATCCATGAACACACCGTCGGCAAGTGGCGCCGCCGATTCTTGAAGGATCGTTGTGATGGCCTGCTTGACGAAGCCCGCCCGGGCCGCCCTCGAACCATCGACGATGATCAGGTTGCCGAGGTAATCGAGCGGACATTGCGTACGACGCCGCCCGACGCAACGCACTGGTCGATCCGCTCGATGGCTGCGGATACTGGCTTTTCTCACACCACGATCCGCCGAATGTGGACGGCGTTCGGCTTGCAGCCGCACCGCAGCCAGACATTTAAACTATCGAGCGATCCGCTATTCGTCGATAAGGTGCGCGATATTGTCGGGCTTTATCTGTCGCCGCCTAACCGAGCCGTTGTCCTCAGTGTCGATGAGAAAAGCCAGATCCAGGCACTCGATCGCGAGCAGCCGGTCTTGCCGATGATGCCTTGGGTGCCGGAACGTCGCACGCATAGCTATGTGCGGCATGGTACGACCACGCTGTTTGCCGCGCTCGATGTCGCTTCCGGCTTCGTCATTGGCAAATGCTACAAGCGCCATCGGGCGCTCGAGTTCTTGAAGTTTCTCAAAGAGATCGACGCTCAAATCCCTGAGGGGCTCGCTGTCCATATCGTCATGGACAACTACGCTACCCACAAGACCCCCAAGATTAAAGCGTGGCTCGCTCGCCGGCCGCACTATCATGTCCACTTCACGCCGACTTCCGCGTCGTGGATCAATCAGATCGAGCGCTGGTTCGCTGAACTCACCAGAAAGCAGATCCGGCGAGGTGTTCACACCTCCGTCAGGCAGCTCGAAGCCGACATCCGTACCTTCATCGAATTGCACAACAACAACCCGAAGCCCTTCAAATGGACCAAGTCCGCAGACCAGATCTTGGCTTCCGTCAAACGCTTTTGCCACAAAGCCCAGCAGACTTTATGTGGCGAACTTTAG
- a CDS encoding helix-turn-helix domain-containing protein, with the protein MRKVVPNGKAVKALREQLERLSTQKEMASEIGVSIRMLRMIENENAPIAVTTAERLAKALQVHRERIILGSELSEMTPTVSAPEVLSALMEDEDRLIPRNDYDIASATADEGALYTEAARSHDVACIIETTLDEETGAYAQELFDILVGLSWSQRDILVDIPPATEIAVRRRLRQLIVLLKGNDIWIYRTSVLRRLPERYTVAPPDEPFSYQSRQVVALGPPGEYGETTMRVPIDHGQPFILPAWRKLRKSDNETETA; encoded by the coding sequence ATGAGGAAGGTCGTGCCGAACGGGAAGGCGGTGAAAGCCCTGAGGGAGCAGCTTGAAAGGCTGTCGACCCAAAAGGAAATGGCGAGTGAAATCGGTGTCAGCATTCGCATGCTTCGTATGATCGAGAATGAGAATGCGCCAATTGCAGTGACAACGGCTGAACGGTTGGCAAAAGCGCTGCAAGTTCATCGTGAACGCATTATCCTTGGCTCCGAGCTTTCGGAAATGACGCCGACCGTAAGTGCGCCGGAAGTCCTTTCCGCGCTGATGGAAGATGAGGACCGGCTCATCCCCCGCAACGACTATGACATCGCCAGTGCGACAGCGGACGAGGGCGCGCTCTATACGGAGGCGGCCCGCTCGCACGACGTGGCCTGCATTATCGAGACAACGCTCGATGAGGAAACTGGAGCCTATGCGCAGGAGCTTTTCGATATCCTCGTTGGCTTGTCCTGGTCGCAGCGAGATATTCTCGTCGACATTCCCCCCGCGACGGAGATCGCGGTTCGCCGGCGCCTGCGACAGCTCATCGTCCTTCTCAAGGGCAACGACATCTGGATTTATCGAACCTCGGTTCTGAGGCGATTGCCGGAGCGCTACACGGTCGCACCGCCGGACGAGCCGTTCTCCTATCAAAGCCGTCAGGTCGTAGCACTAGGGCCGCCGGGTGAATATGGCGAGACCACCATGCGCGTGCCGATCGATCATGGGCAGCCGTTCATCCTTCCGGCATGGCGGAAGCTTCGCAAGAGCGACAACGAAACAGAGACAGCCTGA
- a CDS encoding ATP-binding protein, protein METFNLDPRQLARIEAVHRGFLYQHLYAAACLFDAARAGVTHVIVENDEDVELVQPDRRIYLQVKTRASNLILSDIDGALSRFAAIRQEHEEGRRSGSCQFVIVSNSAPGPEFAKLITGKEWPSDTRLHWPQSPAVDEALPLPWRTIADGFEACRAAAETLPFSVLAPETLVWKIAGRMMAAAGGIEPSSNHTFTVEELPALFEQLVVQLQDFPAPPLRYRPQEHEPNLANGQRVRLVVGLSGAGKTSWVSQTALHTSDRLAYYDIAEISGPALANAVARELAARIFGSRGGKLGEILLPGASGTEILFAIGRHLAEDKLTATVVLDNAHRIAAADLVSLVGASDQLQFVLLAQPSATIARIEATLGVKAELLLGWSNETAAAEGASLGCRGDFSDYERLLKITGGLPLYVQNALKIAAESYEGVVTRVCAALEDRTHIVETAQELILSDVFDRFNDPERRAVAALSLSDVPLTQSEASVVLKRAFDLEPEIAATAFRRLRTSGTIQIFGVDRFKIHDAMRPLGRTYLSDAGGEHLQNAREAIRDLLIKALPNDHDRQRVFLLLRMFVALGNVKPLVEMATDEIFHELVIWNGSS, encoded by the coding sequence ATGGAAACGTTCAACCTTGATCCCCGTCAACTTGCCCGGATCGAAGCCGTTCATCGCGGGTTCCTCTATCAGCACCTCTATGCCGCCGCGTGTCTGTTTGATGCTGCCCGGGCCGGTGTGACCCATGTCATCGTCGAGAATGATGAAGACGTCGAACTCGTCCAGCCTGACAGACGAATCTACCTACAAGTCAAAACTCGGGCATCTAACCTTATTCTAAGCGACATTGATGGCGCACTCTCAAGGTTCGCGGCTATTAGACAGGAGCACGAGGAAGGTCGACGGAGCGGTTCATGCCAGTTCGTCATAGTATCGAATAGTGCGCCTGGGCCGGAATTTGCCAAGCTTATCACAGGTAAAGAATGGCCGTCCGACACCAGGCTCCATTGGCCGCAATCACCGGCGGTAGACGAAGCCCTTCCCTTGCCGTGGAGGACCATCGCGGATGGTTTCGAGGCGTGCCGAGCGGCTGCCGAAACGCTTCCTTTTTCCGTATTGGCTCCAGAAACCCTCGTCTGGAAAATCGCTGGCCGGATGATGGCAGCAGCGGGTGGGATTGAGCCAAGCTCCAATCACACGTTCACGGTTGAGGAATTACCGGCACTCTTCGAGCAGCTTGTTGTCCAACTCCAAGATTTTCCTGCTCCGCCGCTTCGATATCGTCCGCAGGAACATGAACCAAATCTGGCAAATGGCCAACGCGTGCGGCTCGTCGTCGGCCTCTCCGGTGCAGGAAAGACGTCCTGGGTTTCTCAGACAGCTCTGCATACTTCTGACCGTCTGGCATATTACGATATTGCCGAGATATCCGGCCCTGCGCTGGCCAATGCCGTCGCACGCGAACTTGCAGCTCGCATCTTCGGATCGCGTGGCGGCAAGCTAGGCGAGATCTTGTTACCGGGCGCAAGCGGCACCGAAATCCTGTTTGCGATCGGTCGCCACCTAGCCGAGGACAAACTCACCGCGACTGTGGTGTTGGATAACGCGCATCGCATTGCAGCCGCGGATTTGGTTTCGCTGGTCGGGGCCTCCGATCAGCTGCAGTTTGTGCTTCTCGCCCAGCCCAGCGCAACGATCGCCCGAATCGAGGCAACGCTTGGCGTGAAGGCGGAGTTGCTTCTCGGCTGGTCCAATGAGACGGCCGCGGCCGAGGGAGCGTCGCTCGGATGCCGTGGGGATTTCTCAGACTATGAGCGCTTGTTGAAAATCACTGGTGGGCTGCCGCTCTACGTCCAGAATGCGCTGAAAATTGCGGCTGAAAGCTACGAGGGGGTGGTCACCCGAGTCTGCGCGGCGCTTGAGGACCGCACCCATATTGTCGAGACTGCGCAAGAACTTATTCTGTCAGATGTCTTCGACAGATTTAACGACCCTGAGCGCCGCGCTGTCGCGGCGCTCAGTCTCAGCGACGTCCCACTGACTCAATCCGAAGCCAGTGTCGTATTGAAGCGCGCCTTCGACCTCGAGCCGGAGATCGCGGCCACGGCATTCAGGCGATTGCGAACAAGCGGTACAATCCAGATTTTCGGTGTCGATCGTTTCAAGATTCACGATGCGATGAGACCGCTCGGCCGCACCTACCTGAGTGACGCCGGGGGTGAGCATCTGCAAAATGCACGCGAGGCCATTCGCGACCTCCTTATAAAGGCACTACCCAACGATCACGACCGTCAAAGAGTTTTTCTTCTCCTGAGGATGTTTGTCGCTCTTGGGAACGTGAAGCCTCTCGTTGAGATGGCCACCGACGAGATATTTCACGAACTAGTCATCTGGAACGGAAGTTCGTGA